In the genome of Flavobacterium panacagri, one region contains:
- a CDS encoding SpvB/TcaC N-terminal domain-containing protein, producing the protein MKNRIIILVFLIGAFLFAANIGEYKMTSLFSENTAEEKTVSVSDSTVVVKNENKTTKLYTADIKEGIIGVDNPEDIDDAYDNVFHLKVDELPSEKENAYLEYELFGYDCAASISRSLNNQSSIGGQFLSYNKAWTTQSELLSEKSLRKGDNVLLFTAPEGNANGYKIKNVRIVYKNGNQTSDFTLLKTADKLYIKGVNFPSQIKKMSIAGIAIDVNQPEFELVLDAQNTGKSIFVEKETVSGVVVNEKIEVSHFSKVESFRPIENAKERISKTIHFETANSLEYKDFSAIFPAGALKSNVKVSVSGLRKIDIAPLNSAMVNVTAVNAGFRLLPHGTIFEKAVTLSLPYDKKTIPEGYTEKDINVFYFDENKRLWQEVTKDSLDIKQGIIKAKTTHFTDFIAGIIKMPESPETSGYTPTSIKDLKAASPLVGIQSIAPPSANGRGTMSTGFSIVIPNGRGGLQPSFNLQYDSDGGHSWAGMGWDISTPSVNIETRWGAPRYDAVNETESYAIAGEALIPNTHRAEWIARTSDKQFYPRRESAFQQIIRKGSSPKNYYWVVKDKSGIASYYGGTQSGLAVNGVLQDADGNIGHWALCLQIDLKGNTVEYEYDKRDGELYLKKVYYTGFGSQKGNYSVTFVKNSDLGEANRPDVQVSARLGFKQLHNQLLRKIEVRYKNDMIRSYELKFKEGAFKKTLLESISEYDSESKLFYTNTLDYFDDIRDASGKYNPFGPEQNWTVPNDNLKNSSIPVFSNVLFSGKHSLVSSTEGSTEGVSYRLGIGLATNAGSLKGFTVGGHGGNSWGSSDVAVILEDLDGDGLPDKVFKTKSGVYYRKNLSASGQNSFGDLQQLNISDVGYSKSTSFNWGVDLNLKFGNIGYDEQRSTNKTKVYFMDFNGDGLTDFVRNGQVYYNRLENGIPTFRNSSTGTPSPVFGGGNVTIPGFTTISAEEIEKQNPLHDVVRMWEAPVKGIISVSHQYQLIQETIPERIKARAEYVNNAGEDKADGVRLYFQKGNQLIWNETIAATDYNLKNRQNTSLSVEKGERLYFRVSSLKDGNFDTVIWDPVVTYLQVKQYDRDLNGNLAESDFTVPSSLKDVNAYSLSSYQASTDFFSSSLAGKVVPTAGNVLLKGILNKPVTSDHIKLVITKNYLDQSNPAVVVFERTFLAEEVASFNLASVTLPAFEAETQISMALETATNINWQSISFAPMVTIPAYPGGVAEEVPLEVSHFLYNKREGNYAIPGVTSTVAGKVKLSILPQDLILATPFQYPGNINNYNGEVIVSAKQNNKLLARNRYQIAAGTLVLQNNAFDNAVNYPEAVLGEPIQLEITVSNQQSITILKNYPKANALNIQVQVTDLKDLTNLTDDVIWTKATDDFAIYSLLNSDERTLGLYYRNWGGFVVNGNLASNTIDQTQLKQSDAYNTEPDLNNTDPENYDGKGYEIANNYFVSLNPSYAKTKWEGLEEGIYIKGQTIGTSRLGEDDIADYTDFSLPNLQGGSTTALDMINESKSKSISAGVSAGQANLGYSKSIDGDSYVTQTMSDFNGDRFPDYIRGGNIQLTAPVGKVSDEIINIGDNFSHSKTSSEGPNFGGSYNHGAPSNSLSVTVGKVDVKKKSSEGTASKEAEKGGNSISVNASQGKGEDSSAMVHSDINGDGLPDKISENGDVYLNTGYGFLPAEKWNYNTINKGNSTDWSAGLGFSIKQGSISGGANYARSQSDSDESFMDINGDGLADKIRYVGNTMMVSLNLGNAFDTPVIYPRFSEMNQNKGVSYGINANVSIDIVVWLLRITPTIGGSKGWSTNRSEGTFTDIDGDGNLDYIVSKDDGHLTAQLSNIKRTNKLKGVKNAAGNSYVVDYELTKPSYENPSAKWVLQSVDVFDGHTGDGIDHSIAKFRYEDGYQDRREREFYGFGKVIQEQIDAANNSVFMTTVQEFYNQDYFRRNLLKHSYILDKNGKMRQESENEYSFVEVATQTSVPVSELNLPSCDAKRIFVGLIHVNQKVYEGGSEYLEINTFNTYDAKGNIIQYEDLGNGTADDKVTAKISYYESTTPYYGGIPKQLEVFTTEGLKRKRATTINTTTAEVTQIKNYAATDKIAITDIEYDTYGNLQKITGPENHKAQHMILEYVFDAENHQYMTEIKDAFGYQNKMEYDYRFGIPLKTTDRNDQSTIYTIDGKGRIATIKAPYEVASGKPYTIAYEYFPEAKVPYAKTKNYDPEFDKDIETFTYTDGLGRALQVKKTASLFTQAGSPDQESLIISGKTIYDGLGRVTTTYYPTTSSTVDTNFSTAVSNVTPTKTEYDEISRPVKVTLPDGSTNSTVFAIESYDGVPVLRTTQTDALNKTTETFTDATGQNLASMQNDLTTKFETNALGEMIKVTDAMDHITKSSYDWLGRRVEFTHPDAGTTKMEYDLAGNLTTRITQDIKNTVPNGGAIQYVYNYNRLESIKYPKNPQNNVQYNYGKADGTASRRGRLWFVQDASGGQEFFYGKLGEVEKEIRTLRITPTDVQTYISQYEYDTWNRIQKMTYPDGEVVEYTYNRAGNLQSMKGKKESHTYDYIKQLSYDEFEQRKYLKYGNDTETNYTYDPVMRRLQQLQVKSGSRQVMNNAYSYDLVGNVLSIKNNAPIVNNTLGGTSAHEYQYDDFYHLKSAKATYQGEFTKASYELNMSYNKMHNITKKDLVHMVNNEHKGYALEYNYDNELHPNAPNKIAETGKAQPREYVYDGNGNPTSYTEEKSFRKMTWDEENRLMGINDNGRIHQYTYDAGGERVIKSSGDSQNVAINGETAATIVHTDDYTGYVSPYFVISKGKFTKHYFEGAGRIVSKLGNGTFAQPLKLTAGGINYGKLTAEQQKALDTYVKSLGVPPGPPTQQGIYATPEFTGDPYPSEVIKPVEENQEPPEGWPRNPIFNAPGDVPGSPVQFGPPVEPTTVKGGEGFTGTGMPENDIFYFHPDHLGSTSYITTKNGSISQHVEYIAFGEVLFEEHSSSFSSPYLFNGKELDRETNLSYYGARYLDMKTSLWLSVDPLKEKYLNIGSYVYVANNPTNAIDPDGRLIIFVNGMWGRGTGASDGGKAKHWGESWIFKAQEAIGDFNARFYDGSSDRTGKTGGMSRLSFNMDPLNRYSSGYKQGRIDASSIVNSLERDSNGNITESIKMVTSSMGAAYSRGMTKAIVDYVKDENAAIDLYNNGLAKDKNGNYQDPSKVKQRLNVVIEFTLDLDAFQAKNVKADPNSAANYFMKADGWESNFIGGNNVPGSTEIGSSNMKHHHPSWAPTKDFPKGKMNPTNSSKRPIENPTN; encoded by the coding sequence ATGAAAAATAGAATTATAATATTGGTATTTTTAATAGGAGCATTTTTGTTTGCCGCTAATATTGGTGAATATAAAATGACCTCGTTATTTTCTGAAAACACAGCAGAAGAAAAAACGGTTTCAGTTTCTGATTCGACGGTTGTTGTAAAAAATGAAAATAAAACGACAAAACTATACACGGCTGATATCAAAGAAGGAATTATTGGAGTTGATAATCCGGAAGATATTGACGATGCCTACGATAATGTTTTTCATTTAAAGGTAGATGAACTTCCTTCGGAAAAGGAGAATGCTTATTTAGAATACGAATTATTTGGTTATGATTGTGCCGCTTCTATTTCGAGAAGTTTAAATAATCAGTCCAGTATTGGAGGACAATTTTTGTCTTATAACAAAGCGTGGACTACTCAATCTGAATTATTATCTGAAAAGTCATTACGAAAAGGAGATAATGTGCTTTTGTTTACAGCTCCTGAAGGAAATGCAAATGGATATAAAATTAAAAACGTACGAATAGTATATAAAAACGGAAATCAAACTTCTGATTTTACACTCCTGAAAACAGCTGATAAATTATACATCAAAGGAGTCAATTTTCCATCACAGATTAAAAAAATGAGCATTGCCGGAATTGCAATTGATGTAAACCAGCCAGAATTTGAATTGGTTTTGGATGCTCAGAATACAGGTAAATCAATTTTTGTAGAAAAAGAAACGGTTTCAGGAGTTGTTGTAAATGAGAAAATAGAGGTATCGCATTTTTCTAAAGTAGAAAGTTTCAGACCAATCGAAAATGCAAAAGAACGTATTTCAAAAACCATCCATTTTGAAACAGCCAATTCTTTAGAATATAAAGATTTCTCGGCTATTTTTCCAGCTGGTGCTTTAAAAAGTAATGTAAAAGTTTCTGTAAGCGGTTTGCGTAAAATTGATATTGCACCATTAAACTCAGCGATGGTAAATGTGACAGCCGTAAATGCAGGTTTTCGTTTATTGCCTCACGGAACCATTTTTGAAAAAGCCGTGACACTTTCGCTTCCATACGATAAAAAAACAATTCCCGAAGGTTATACAGAAAAAGATATCAATGTGTTTTATTTTGACGAAAATAAACGCCTTTGGCAGGAAGTAACCAAAGATTCTCTGGACATTAAACAAGGAATTATTAAGGCCAAAACAACTCATTTTACCGACTTTATTGCCGGAATTATAAAAATGCCCGAATCGCCTGAAACTTCAGGTTATACACCAACAAGCATTAAAGACCTAAAAGCGGCCAGTCCGTTAGTAGGGATTCAATCTATTGCACCGCCTTCAGCAAACGGAAGAGGAACCATGAGCACTGGTTTTTCTATCGTTATTCCGAATGGACGAGGAGGGCTGCAGCCTTCTTTTAATTTACAGTACGATAGTGATGGCGGCCACAGTTGGGCAGGAATGGGCTGGGATATTTCGACACCATCAGTAAATATTGAAACGCGTTGGGGAGCACCAAGGTATGATGCCGTAAATGAGACCGAAAGTTATGCAATTGCGGGAGAAGCACTGATTCCAAATACTCACAGAGCGGAATGGATTGCTAGAACTTCAGACAAGCAATTTTATCCAAGAAGAGAAAGTGCTTTTCAGCAGATCATCCGCAAAGGATCATCTCCTAAAAATTACTATTGGGTGGTTAAAGACAAAAGCGGAATAGCGAGTTATTATGGCGGAACACAATCTGGACTTGCTGTAAATGGTGTCTTGCAGGATGCTGACGGAAATATTGGACATTGGGCACTTTGTCTTCAGATTGACTTAAAAGGAAATACAGTTGAATACGAATACGATAAACGTGACGGAGAATTATATCTTAAAAAAGTATACTATACTGGTTTTGGTTCGCAGAAAGGAAATTATAGTGTCACTTTTGTAAAAAACTCAGATCTTGGCGAAGCAAACCGTCCAGATGTGCAGGTTTCGGCCAGATTAGGCTTTAAACAGTTGCACAATCAATTACTGCGAAAAATTGAAGTGCGTTACAAAAACGATATGATTCGCAGTTACGAATTGAAATTTAAGGAAGGTGCTTTCAAAAAGACTTTGTTGGAGTCAATTTCAGAATACGACTCAGAGTCTAAATTGTTTTACACCAATACTTTAGATTATTTCGATGATATTCGTGATGCTTCGGGTAAATACAATCCGTTTGGGCCAGAGCAGAATTGGACTGTACCGAACGATAATTTAAAGAACAGTTCTATTCCTGTTTTCAGTAATGTGCTTTTTTCTGGAAAACATTCTTTGGTAAGCAGTACGGAAGGTTCTACAGAGGGAGTGAGTTATAGACTTGGTATAGGTTTGGCGACAAATGCAGGAAGTTTGAAAGGTTTTACTGTTGGAGGACACGGAGGTAATAGCTGGGGATCATCTGATGTTGCTGTAATTTTAGAAGATTTAGATGGTGATGGACTGCCAGATAAAGTTTTTAAAACAAAAAGCGGTGTTTATTACAGAAAGAATTTATCGGCTTCTGGTCAGAATTCTTTTGGTGATTTGCAACAGCTGAATATTAGTGATGTAGGATATTCTAAATCGACTTCATTTAATTGGGGTGTTGATTTGAATTTGAAATTTGGAAATATAGGATATGATGAACAGCGCTCAACCAATAAAACCAAAGTCTACTTTATGGATTTTAATGGTGATGGTCTGACCGATTTTGTTCGCAATGGACAAGTATATTATAATCGTCTGGAAAATGGAATTCCGACTTTTAGAAACAGTAGTACAGGAACTCCTTCTCCTGTATTTGGAGGCGGTAACGTAACCATTCCTGGGTTTACGACCATTTCAGCAGAAGAAATAGAAAAGCAAAATCCGCTGCACGATGTAGTGCGTATGTGGGAAGCTCCTGTAAAAGGAATTATCTCAGTTTCACATCAATATCAATTAATTCAGGAAACAATTCCCGAAAGAATAAAAGCCCGTGCAGAATATGTAAACAATGCCGGAGAGGATAAAGCAGATGGTGTTCGACTTTATTTTCAAAAAGGAAATCAATTAATTTGGAATGAGACAATCGCAGCAACAGATTATAACCTTAAAAACAGACAAAATACTTCACTTTCTGTTGAGAAAGGAGAACGATTGTATTTTAGAGTAAGCTCCTTAAAAGATGGAAATTTTGATACCGTAATTTGGGATCCAGTTGTTACTTATTTGCAAGTCAAACAATATGACAGGGATTTAAATGGTAATCTTGCAGAAAGTGATTTTACCGTACCTTCATCTTTAAAAGATGTTAATGCTTATTCGTTGTCATCTTATCAGGCAAGTACTGATTTCTTCAGCAGTTCTTTGGCAGGAAAAGTCGTTCCAACTGCGGGAAATGTTCTGCTTAAAGGGATTTTAAACAAACCGGTTACCTCAGATCATATTAAATTAGTAATTACTAAAAATTATTTAGATCAAAGCAACCCAGCTGTTGTGGTTTTCGAAAGGACTTTTTTAGCAGAAGAAGTAGCTTCATTTAATTTAGCATCTGTGACTTTGCCAGCTTTTGAAGCCGAAACGCAGATTAGTATGGCTTTAGAAACAGCAACCAATATTAATTGGCAGAGTATTTCTTTTGCACCAATGGTAACAATTCCTGCCTATCCAGGTGGTGTTGCCGAAGAAGTCCCTTTAGAGGTTTCTCATTTCTTATACAACAAAAGAGAAGGAAATTATGCAATACCAGGAGTAACTTCTACGGTGGCTGGAAAAGTGAAATTAAGTATTCTTCCACAAGATTTAATATTGGCAACTCCATTTCAGTATCCAGGGAATATTAATAATTATAACGGAGAAGTAATTGTATCCGCAAAACAAAATAATAAACTGCTGGCACGTAATCGTTACCAGATTGCGGCAGGAACTTTAGTATTGCAAAATAACGCATTTGATAATGCTGTTAACTATCCTGAAGCTGTTTTAGGAGAGCCAATTCAATTAGAAATAACAGTATCAAATCAGCAATCGATTACGATTCTAAAAAATTATCCAAAAGCCAATGCTTTAAATATTCAAGTTCAGGTAACCGATTTAAAAGATCTTACAAACTTAACAGATGATGTAATCTGGACCAAAGCAACAGATGATTTTGCTATTTACAGTCTTTTAAATTCTGATGAAAGAACACTAGGATTATATTACAGAAATTGGGGAGGATTTGTTGTTAATGGAAATCTGGCATCCAATACGATAGATCAGACACAGTTAAAACAATCCGACGCTTATAATACAGAGCCAGATTTAAACAATACAGATCCTGAAAATTATGATGGAAAAGGATATGAAATAGCAAATAATTATTTTGTTTCCTTAAATCCATCTTATGCTAAAACAAAATGGGAAGGTTTAGAAGAAGGAATTTACATAAAAGGTCAGACGATAGGAACTTCAAGATTAGGAGAAGATGATATAGCGGATTATACTGATTTTTCACTTCCTAATTTACAAGGAGGCAGTACAACGGCGCTGGATATGATTAATGAAAGCAAAAGTAAAAGCATTTCAGCGGGAGTTTCGGCTGGTCAGGCAAACTTAGGATATAGTAAATCCATAGACGGAGATTCGTACGTAACACAAACGATGAGTGATTTCAACGGCGACCGTTTCCCAGATTACATTCGTGGAGGAAATATACAGCTTACGGCTCCAGTAGGAAAGGTTTCAGATGAGATAATCAATATTGGAGACAATTTTAGTCATTCTAAAACAAGTTCTGAGGGGCCAAATTTTGGAGGAAGTTACAACCACGGAGCACCTTCAAATTCTTTGAGTGTGACCGTTGGTAAAGTAGATGTAAAAAAGAAATCTTCAGAAGGAACTGCTTCAAAAGAAGCTGAAAAAGGAGGAAACAGTATTTCGGTAAATGCTTCGCAGGGAAAAGGTGAAGACAGTTCTGCAATGGTACACAGTGATATTAATGGTGATGGACTTCCAGATAAAATCTCAGAAAACGGTGATGTTTATTTAAATACAGGATATGGTTTTTTACCTGCCGAAAAATGGAACTATAATACGATTAATAAAGGAAATTCTACAGACTGGAGTGCTGGCTTAGGATTTAGTATTAAACAAGGTTCTATTTCGGGAGGAGCAAATTATGCCAGATCACAATCGGATAGCGATGAATCTTTTATGGATATCAATGGTGACGGACTTGCAGATAAAATTCGATATGTAGGCAATACCATGATGGTGTCGTTAAATTTAGGAAATGCTTTTGATACGCCTGTGATATATCCAAGATTTTCAGAAATGAATCAGAATAAGGGGGTTAGTTATGGTATAAATGCCAATGTTTCTATTGACATTGTGGTTTGGTTATTACGTATTACACCTACAATTGGAGGAAGTAAGGGATGGAGCACGAATCGTTCTGAAGGAACTTTTACAGATATTGATGGTGATGGAAACCTGGATTATATCGTTTCTAAAGACGACGGCCACCTTACAGCACAGCTTTCTAACATCAAAAGAACCAACAAACTTAAAGGCGTTAAAAATGCTGCGGGAAACAGTTATGTGGTAGATTACGAACTAACTAAGCCAAGTTATGAAAATCCGTCTGCCAAATGGGTATTGCAGTCTGTTGACGTTTTTGATGGACACACAGGAGACGGTATCGATCATTCGATAGCAAAATTTAGATACGAAGACGGATATCAAGATCGTCGCGAAAGAGAGTTTTACGGATTTGGGAAAGTGATTCAGGAACAGATTGATGCTGCCAATAATTCTGTTTTTATGACTACCGTGCAGGAGTTTTACAATCAGGATTATTTTAGAAGGAATCTTCTAAAACACAGTTATATTTTAGACAAAAACGGAAAAATGCGTCAGGAATCTGAAAACGAATATAGTTTTGTTGAGGTGGCTACTCAGACGAGTGTTCCAGTTTCAGAATTAAATTTACCTTCCTGTGATGCTAAAAGAATTTTCGTGGGATTAATTCATGTGAATCAAAAAGTGTATGAAGGAGGAAGTGAATATTTAGAAATCAATACTTTTAATACCTATGATGCCAAGGGAAATATTATTCAGTATGAAGATTTAGGAAACGGAACTGCCGATGATAAAGTAACTGCTAAAATCAGTTATTACGAAAGCACTACGCCATATTACGGAGGAATCCCAAAGCAGCTGGAAGTATTTACAACCGAAGGTTTAAAAAGAAAGAGAGCAACAACCATTAATACAACGACTGCTGAGGTTACACAGATTAAAAATTACGCTGCTACAGATAAAATTGCCATTACCGATATTGAGTATGATACGTATGGAAACCTGCAGAAAATTACTGGCCCAGAAAATCATAAAGCACAACATATGATTTTGGAATATGTATTTGATGCCGAAAATCATCAATACATGACCGAGATCAAAGATGCTTTTGGATACCAAAATAAAATGGAATACGATTATCGTTTTGGAATTCCGCTAAAAACAACTGACCGCAACGATCAAAGTACAATTTATACCATTGACGGAAAAGGCCGAATTGCAACTATTAAAGCACCTTATGAAGTTGCTTCTGGAAAACCGTATACCATTGCTTATGAATATTTCCCAGAAGCCAAAGTTCCTTATGCGAAAACCAAAAATTACGATCCAGAGTTTGATAAAGATATTGAAACTTTTACTTATACTGATGGTTTGGGAAGAGCCTTACAGGTAAAAAAAACAGCCAGTTTATTTACACAGGCAGGAAGTCCAGATCAGGAATCGCTTATTATTTCTGGAAAAACAATTTATGACGGATTGGGAAGAGTTACAACAACTTATTATCCAACTACAAGTTCAACGGTCGATACTAATTTTAGTACAGCAGTTTCAAATGTAACGCCGACTAAAACAGAGTACGATGAGATAAGCCGTCCAGTAAAAGTAACGCTGCCAGACGGAAGTACCAATTCGACAGTTTTTGCCATAGAAAGTTATGATGGAGTTCCTGTTTTAAGAACGACTCAAACCGATGCTTTAAACAAAACAACTGAGACTTTTACTGATGCAACTGGACAAAATTTAGCCAGTATGCAGAACGATTTGACCACAAAGTTTGAAACCAATGCACTGGGCGAAATGATCAAAGTAACCGATGCGATGGATCATATTACCAAAAGCAGTTACGATTGGTTAGGAAGACGTGTAGAGTTTACGCATCCAGATGCAGGAACAACAAAAATGGAATACGATTTGGCAGGTAACCTGACCACTCGTATCACACAAGATATTAAAAATACAGTTCCTAACGGCGGTGCTATACAATATGTATATAATTACAACCGTTTGGAAAGCATAAAATACCCTAAAAACCCGCAGAACAATGTGCAGTACAATTACGGAAAAGCTGACGGTACTGCTTCGCGCCGTGGAAGATTATGGTTCGTACAGGATGCCAGTGGCGGACAAGAGTTTTTCTATGGAAAATTGGGTGAAGTAGAAAAAGAGATTAGAACACTTCGTATTACGCCAACCGATGTACAAACTTATATTTCACAATACGAATACGATACCTGGAACCGTATTCAGAAAATGACGTATCCAGATGGTGAAGTGGTAGAATATACCTATAACCGTGCAGGAAACTTGCAGAGCATGAAGGGTAAAAAAGAAAGCCATACCTACGATTACATTAAACAATTGAGTTATGACGAATTTGAACAGCGCAAATATTTAAAATACGGAAACGATACTGAAACCAATTATACCTACGATCCTGTTATGAGAAGGTTACAACAGTTACAGGTAAAAAGCGGTTCAAGACAAGTCATGAACAATGCATACAGTTATGATTTAGTTGGAAACGTATTAAGTATAAAAAATAACGCACCAATAGTTAACAATACTTTGGGCGGAACTTCTGCGCATGAATACCAGTACGATGATTTTTACCACTTAAAGTCTGCAAAAGCGACATATCAAGGCGAGTTTACCAAAGCGAGTTATGAGCTGAATATGAGTTATAACAAAATGCACAATATTACCAAAAAAGACTTGGTACATATGGTAAACAATGAACACAAAGGCTATGCGTTAGAGTATAATTACGATAACGAACTGCACCCGAATGCGCCAAACAAAATTGCCGAGACAGGAAAAGCACAACCAAGAGAGTATGTGTACGACGGCAACGGAAACCCAACCAGTTACACCGAAGAAAAAAGTTTCAGAAAAATGACTTGGGACGAAGAAAACCGTTTGATGGGAATTAACGATAACGGAAGAATTCACCAATATACGTATGATGCAGGAGGAGAAAGAGTAATAAAAAGTTCAGGCGATTCGCAGAATGTAGCCATAAATGGTGAAACCGCTGCAACAATTGTACATACGGATGATTATACAGGTTATGTTTCTCCTTATTTTGTAATTAGTAAAGGGAAATTTACCAAACATTATTTTGAAGGAGCAGGGCGAATCGTAAGCAAATTGGGTAACGGAACTTTTGCACAGCCTTTAAAATTAACCGCTGGAGGTATAAACTACGGCAAACTAACGGCGGAACAGCAAAAAGCATTAGACACTTATGTAAAAAGTTTAGGAGTACCGCCAGGGCCACCAACACAACAGGGAATTTATGCCACGCCAGAATTTACAGGCGATCCGTATCCAAGCGAAGTCATTAAACCCGTAGAAGAAAATCAGGAACCGCCAGAAGGATGGCCAAGAAATCCAATTTTCAATGCACCGGGCGATGTGCCGGGATCGCCTGTGCAATTTGGCCCTCCAGTAGAACCTACAACAGTAAAAGGAGGAGAAGGTTTCACAGGAACAGGAATGCCCGAAAATGATATTTTCTATTTTCATCCGGATCATTTGGGAAGTACTTCGTATATTACCACCAAAAATGGTTCTATTTCACAACATGTGGAATATATTGCTTTTGGGGAAGTGTTATTTGAGGAGCATTCATCATCGTTCAGTTCACCTTACTTGTTTAATGGGAAGGAGTTAGATAGAGAAACGAATTTGAGTTATTATGGGGCGAGGTATTTGGATATGAAGACTAGTTTGTGGTTGAGTGTAGATCCGTTAAAAGAAAAATACTTGAATATTGGCAGTTATGTATACGTTGCAAATAACCCTACAAATGCTATAGATCCGGATGGAAGATTAATAATTTTTGTAAACGGAATGTGGGGAAGAGGTACTGGTGCTTCTGATGGAGGAAAAGCGAAACATTGGGGGGAAAGTTGGATTTTTAAAGCCCAAGAGGCTATTGGAGATTTTAATGCTAGATTTTATGATGGGTCTTCTGACAGGACAGGAAAAACAGGAGGAATGTCTCGACTTAGTTTTAATATGGATCCACTTAATAGATATAGTTCAGGATATAAACAAGGGAGAATAGATGCGTCAAGTATAGTTAATTCATTAGAACGTGATTCAAATGGAAATATAACTGAATCAATAAAGATGGTGACATCAAGTATGGGAGCAGCTTACTCTAGAGGAATGACAAAAGCAATAGTTGATTATGTAAAAGATGAAAATGCTGCGATAGACTTGTATAATAATGGTTTGGCTAAAGATAAAAATGGTAATTATCAAGATCCATCCAAAGTTAAACAAAGATTAAATGTTGTTATCGAATTCACTCTGGATTTGGATGCATTTCAAGCAAAAAATGTTAAAGCTGACCCTAATAGCGCTGCAAATTATTTTATGAAAGCTGACGGATGGGAAAGTAATTTTATTGGTGGAAATAACGTACCAGGATCAACAGAAATAGGTTCATCAAATATGAAGCATCATCATCCATCCTGGGCTCCTACAAAGGACTTCCCAAAAGGTAAAATGAATCCTACTAATTCATCAAAAAGACCAATCGAAAATCCAACTAATTAG
- a CDS encoding YqaE/Pmp3 family membrane protein has translation MMTLIAIFFPSLSFLLRGKILTALLCLILQITLIGWIPAAIWAVLSLQNSRADRRNAKLIKAIRSK, from the coding sequence ATGATGACTTTAATCGCTATATTTTTTCCTTCGCTGTCTTTTCTGCTGCGAGGAAAAATCTTGACGGCCTTATTATGTCTTATTCTGCAGATTACGCTCATAGGGTGGATTCCTGCAGCGATATGGGCTGTTTTGTCACTTCAGAATTCGAGGGCAGACAGACGTAATGCTAAACTTATCAAAGCAATTAGATCAAAGTAA